The Candidatus Eisenbacteria bacterium genome has a segment encoding these proteins:
- a CDS encoding DNRLRE domain-containing protein has product MKSRSRTPREPFRKPFRYGATSRRILMALCGAACLTAVARAASIEIPAARDNSIFEEGDLANGAGDALFAGQTGSGFARRALIFFDVSGRLPAGARIDSVAITLQVTNAPDLMPRRFALHRLGAAWGESGSIATGGTGAAADMGDATWRDALYPGQRWSSPGGDFDPIASSMRTVEGLGSYTWRGVGLMADVSRWLADPGANHGWILCGEETGARTARRFASREAGESFSHPTMTIHYTPAAVTRTQSWGSVKADYR; this is encoded by the coding sequence ATGAAGTCTCGGAGCCGAACGCCCAGGGAGCCCTTCAGAAAGCCGTTCCGTTACGGCGCGACATCGCGGCGCATCCTGATGGCGCTGTGCGGCGCGGCTTGCCTCACCGCGGTGGCCCGCGCGGCATCGATCGAGATCCCCGCGGCAAGGGACAACTCGATCTTCGAGGAAGGCGACCTGGCCAACGGCGCAGGAGACGCCCTCTTCGCGGGCCAAACCGGCTCCGGCTTTGCGCGAAGGGCTCTGATCTTCTTCGACGTGTCCGGTCGCCTTCCCGCCGGGGCTCGGATCGACAGCGTCGCCATCACTCTCCAGGTCACCAACGCCCCTGACCTCATGCCGCGCCGTTTCGCCCTCCACCGGCTCGGCGCCGCCTGGGGAGAGAGTGGCTCCATCGCCACCGGCGGCACGGGAGCGGCGGCCGACATGGGTGACGCCACGTGGCGGGATGCCCTCTATCCCGGCCAGCGCTGGTCGTCACCCGGCGGCGATTTCGATCCCATCGCCAGCTCGATGCGAACCGTGGAAGGCCTGGGCTCCTACACCTGGCGTGGCGTGGGTCTCATGGCCGACGTCTCGCGCTGGCTGGCCGACCCTGGCGCCAATCATGGATGGATCCTGTGTGGAGAAGAGACGGGCGCCCGCACCGCGCGGCGATTCGCGTCGCGCGAGGCGGGCGAGTCCTTCTCCCATCCCACGATGACGATTCACTACACACCCGCCGCCGTGACGCGCACCCAATCGTGGGGAAGCGTCAAGGCGGATTACCGATGA
- the tadA gene encoding tRNA adenosine(34) deaminase TadA, protein MLIRDDQQGMRAALREAQASADDDEVPIGCVIVHEGLIVGRGRNQMERLQDATAHAEMVAIGAASSTLGTWRLNECTMYVTLEPCAMCAGAIILSRVGRLVYAAIDPKAGACGSVLDVIHEPRLNHRVEIESGVLAEECGALLKAFFQRKRREAAEQAEPGHA, encoded by the coding sequence GTGCTGATTCGCGACGACCAGCAAGGCATGCGCGCCGCCCTGCGCGAAGCGCAGGCGTCCGCGGACGACGACGAGGTCCCGATCGGCTGTGTGATCGTCCACGAAGGGCTCATCGTGGGCCGTGGCCGCAATCAAATGGAGCGCCTCCAGGACGCCACCGCGCACGCCGAGATGGTCGCGATCGGCGCGGCCTCGAGCACGCTCGGCACCTGGCGGCTCAACGAGTGCACCATGTACGTGACGCTCGAGCCGTGCGCGATGTGCGCGGGGGCGATCATCCTGTCGCGGGTCGGCCGTCTGGTGTACGCCGCCATCGATCCCAAGGCAGGCGCATGCGGATCGGTGCTCGATGTCATCCACGAGCCGCGCCTCAACCATCGTGTCGAGATCGAAAGCGGCGTGCTGGCGGAAGAGTGCGGCGCTCTGCTGAAGGCGTTCTTTCAGCGCAAGCGCCGTGAGGCCGCCGAGCAGGCCGAGCCCGGACACGCGTAG
- a CDS encoding response regulator transcription factor, whose translation MPKRRPRAVRREANHRKRARLIVADSQAIDRGGLVGLLDGEPDFEVVGEAATVDETIQECRALRPDVLILSLNLLGQDKTPAIPALRAELPQLRIVALSERGADNCLVLNPPSRRLGVPAPKVACIIGIDCLQLAVTQGAMATLRRSADPEDLFRAVRAVMEGHAWYDPTTTNGLINADQRDRGADNLSTRELEVAAMIAEGQSNKEISTSLKISEPTVKKHVGRILEKLGLADRLQAGLFLARNPAIFKKRPVGS comes from the coding sequence ATGCCAAAGCGCCGTCCCCGCGCCGTTCGTCGCGAGGCGAACCACCGGAAGCGCGCGCGCCTGATCGTGGCGGACAGCCAGGCGATCGACCGCGGCGGACTGGTGGGCTTGCTCGACGGCGAGCCGGATTTCGAAGTCGTGGGTGAGGCGGCCACGGTGGACGAGACGATCCAGGAGTGCCGGGCGTTGCGGCCGGACGTCCTGATCCTCTCGCTCAACCTCCTCGGCCAGGACAAGACGCCGGCCATACCGGCGCTGCGCGCCGAGCTGCCGCAGCTCAGGATCGTGGCACTGTCCGAGCGCGGGGCGGACAACTGCCTGGTGCTCAACCCTCCCTCACGGCGCCTGGGCGTTCCGGCCCCGAAGGTGGCGTGCATCATCGGCATCGATTGCCTTCAGCTCGCGGTCACGCAGGGCGCCATGGCCACCCTGCGCCGCAGCGCCGATCCGGAAGACCTGTTCCGCGCGGTGCGTGCCGTGATGGAAGGGCATGCCTGGTACGACCCGACCACGACCAACGGGCTCATCAACGCCGACCAGCGGGATCGCGGCGCCGACAACCTCTCGACGCGCGAGCTGGAAGTGGCCGCGATGATCGCCGAAGGTCAATCGAACAAGGAGATCTCGACCTCGCTCAAGATCAGCGAGCCGACGGTGAAGAAGCACGTCGGCCGCATCCTCGAGAAGCTGGGGCTCGCCGACCGCCTGCAGGCTGGTCTCTTCCTCGCGCGAAACCCCGCCATCTTCAAGAAGCGCCCGGTCGGCTCCTGA
- a CDS encoding SRPBCC family protein: protein MVLLSGAAESGDVTVELDDSTRACGVQGSFIVPVSAVVAWVVLTDYDHIAGFVTSMVSSRAERRSDGSLRVHQVATGSVMAGVVRRRVHVELDTREEPPRRIAFTDVLGKDFSSYVGEWLIVPMPDTGAVYVTYRLTAEPHGAIARAFCRGALRKTTRELLEQVRAEMLRRRDDN, encoded by the coding sequence ATGGTTCTCCTTTCCGGCGCGGCGGAGTCCGGCGATGTCACGGTCGAGCTCGACGACTCCACCCGCGCCTGCGGAGTTCAAGGCAGTTTCATCGTCCCGGTCTCGGCCGTCGTCGCCTGGGTCGTCCTCACCGATTACGACCACATCGCCGGATTCGTGACCTCGATGGTCTCGAGCCGGGCCGAGCGCCGGAGCGACGGGTCCCTGCGGGTCCACCAGGTCGCGACGGGGAGCGTGATGGCGGGTGTCGTGCGTCGCCGGGTGCACGTGGAGCTCGATACTCGCGAAGAGCCGCCACGGCGCATCGCGTTCACGGACGTGCTGGGTAAGGACTTCTCCTCTTATGTCGGAGAGTGGCTGATCGTCCCGATGCCGGATACGGGGGCGGTCTACGTGACCTATCGGCTGACCGCCGAGCCTCATGGCGCGATCGCCCGTGCCTTCTGTCGCGGCGCCCTCCGCAAGACCACGCGCGAGCTGCTGGAGCAGGTGAGGGCGGAGATGCTTCGCCGCCGGGACGACAACTGA
- a CDS encoding aminotransferase class V-fold PLP-dependent enzyme, with translation MLTRREFINTAAAATAAVLTPGRLLAALEKQTAPLPDLSQWSTVRAQFALTKEYLHFASFYIVSHPKPVRDAIEDFRRVLDAEPVLTVEHRMFQQADNIQYKIRDDMAGYLGARRDELAITSNTTTGLALVYHGLPLSPSDEILTTTHDHYSHHESIRLAAAKAGATVRRVPLFEKSSIATTDEMTGRLRSAFRPNTRVVGLTWVHSSTGMRLPIPALAAVVREANRNRSEKDQILLVVDGVHGLGAVDETVAELGADFFCAGTHKWMFAPRGTGIVWGKAGQWAKLRPTIPTFADMGAFMAWMNGDTTPRPTTAYDMTPGGFHAYEHQWAMSAAFRFHEKIGRARVAKRIRDLNDQCKAGLAAMKNVTLHTPRDPALSAGMVCFEVAGVSPEDTVKRLLERKIIASTTPYKPTYARLAPSLVNTPEEVDVVLKAVRQIAGA, from the coding sequence ATGCTCACTCGCCGTGAGTTCATCAACACCGCCGCCGCCGCGACCGCCGCTGTTCTCACCCCCGGGCGTCTCCTCGCGGCCCTCGAGAAGCAGACCGCGCCGCTGCCGGACTTGTCCCAGTGGTCCACGGTGCGCGCCCAGTTCGCGCTGACCAAGGAATACCTCCACTTCGCCAGCTTCTACATCGTCTCGCATCCGAAGCCGGTGCGGGACGCCATCGAGGATTTTCGCCGGGTGCTGGACGCCGAACCTGTCCTCACGGTCGAGCACCGCATGTTCCAGCAGGCGGACAACATCCAGTACAAGATCCGCGACGACATGGCCGGTTATCTGGGCGCCAGGCGCGACGAGCTGGCGATCACGAGCAACACCACGACCGGCTTAGCACTCGTTTACCACGGGCTGCCTCTTTCGCCGAGCGACGAGATCCTGACGACGACCCACGATCACTACTCCCATCACGAGTCGATCCGGCTCGCGGCCGCAAAGGCCGGGGCCACGGTGCGCCGGGTGCCGCTCTTCGAGAAGTCCTCGATCGCGACGACGGACGAGATGACGGGCCGGTTGCGATCGGCGTTCAGGCCGAACACCCGCGTGGTTGGACTGACCTGGGTTCACTCGAGCACGGGGATGCGCCTCCCCATTCCGGCGCTCGCCGCCGTGGTGCGCGAAGCCAATCGCAATCGCTCCGAGAAAGACCAGATCCTGCTGGTGGTCGACGGCGTGCATGGACTCGGCGCGGTCGACGAGACGGTGGCCGAGCTGGGCGCCGACTTCTTCTGCGCCGGCACCCACAAGTGGATGTTCGCTCCGCGCGGCACCGGGATCGTATGGGGCAAGGCCGGCCAATGGGCGAAGCTGCGTCCGACCATTCCGACCTTCGCCGACATGGGCGCTTTCATGGCGTGGATGAACGGGGACACGACACCGCGGCCGACCACGGCCTACGACATGACGCCGGGCGGCTTCCACGCCTACGAGCACCAGTGGGCCATGAGCGCGGCGTTTCGTTTCCACGAGAAGATCGGTCGCGCTCGGGTCGCGAAGCGGATTCGTGATCTCAACGATCAGTGCAAGGCCGGACTGGCGGCGATGAAGAACGTGACCCTCCACACGCCGCGCGATCCGGCGCTGTCGGCCGGCATGGTCTGCTTCGAAGTGGCCGGAGTGTCACCCGAGGACACGGTCAAGCGCCTGCTCGAGCGGAAGATCATTGCCAGCACGACGCCCTACAAGCCGACTTACGCCCGACTCGCGCCGAGCCTGGTGAACACACCGGAAGAGGTGGATGTCGTGCTCAAGGCGGTTCGCCAGATCGCAGGCGCCTAG
- a CDS encoding universal stress protein, with protein sequence MKILIALDASPHSEQALQFVTRMRWPAGSRVIVLSVLQPVAHAVSMPYDPTPIDVDVLAEQRRQLEELVSDAESRLRECGFSTEGRVLSGDPRETLVQEALATHADLIVAGSHGRTGIAKLMIGSVSSHLVTHAPCSVLVVKTAAAAGPSGTTRRA encoded by the coding sequence ATGAAGATCCTGATCGCGCTGGACGCCTCGCCCCACTCGGAGCAGGCGCTGCAATTCGTCACCCGCATGCGGTGGCCGGCCGGGAGCCGGGTGATCGTGCTGAGCGTCCTGCAGCCGGTCGCTCATGCGGTCTCGATGCCCTATGACCCGACGCCCATCGACGTCGACGTGCTCGCCGAGCAGCGCCGGCAGCTGGAGGAGCTGGTTTCCGACGCCGAGAGCCGCCTGCGTGAGTGCGGCTTCTCGACCGAGGGAAGGGTGCTGAGCGGGGACCCCCGGGAAACGCTGGTCCAGGAAGCCCTCGCCACCCATGCCGATCTCATCGTCGCGGGTTCTCACGGCCGTACCGGTATCGCGAAGCTGATGATCGGCAGTGTATCCAGCCATCTCGTCACCCACGCTCCTTGCAGCGTACTGGTGGTCAAGACGGCTGCGGCGGCAGGGCCCTCCGGAACGACGAGGAGGGCATGA
- a CDS encoding DNRLRE domain-containing protein yields MAIALRLLAVSVLLASWLATTAPAAEVAIPSSRDNTLFEDANGSLSNGAGPVLYAGNNGQGLARRGLMRFDVASALPNDAVIEQATLAVHVSNAPNAIARTFALHRVLEAWGEGVSSTTSGSGTAATTHDATWIHTDWPDQAWSIAGGTFLQTESATCSVADIGFYTWTDPRMAGDIRAWLDDPSTNHGWLVLGDEVTLNTARRFDSRENVVPETRPVLVVRYHRSVGVSAPSVVEFSLGRAAPNPASHRSVVAFSLPRAAATRLEVRDVAGREVARLVEGFLAAGRHSAVWNMASTASLAAGIYYFQLTVDGHTVATTPVVRLK; encoded by the coding sequence ATGGCGATTGCGTTGCGGTTGCTGGCGGTTTCCGTGCTGCTGGCGTCGTGGCTCGCAACCACGGCGCCGGCGGCCGAGGTCGCCATCCCGAGCTCGCGGGACAACACGCTCTTCGAGGATGCGAACGGCTCGCTCAGCAACGGCGCCGGGCCCGTGCTGTATGCCGGCAACAACGGCCAGGGCCTGGCGCGCCGTGGTCTGATGCGGTTCGACGTGGCTTCCGCGCTGCCGAACGATGCCGTGATCGAGCAGGCGACGCTGGCGGTGCACGTCTCCAACGCGCCCAACGCCATCGCGCGCACCTTTGCGCTCCACCGTGTGCTCGAGGCATGGGGGGAGGGGGTCTCGTCCACCACCAGCGGCTCGGGAACTGCCGCGACGACCCATGACGCGACCTGGATCCACACGGATTGGCCCGATCAAGCGTGGTCGATCGCGGGCGGAACGTTCCTCCAGACCGAGAGCGCGACGTGCTCGGTGGCTGACATCGGCTTCTACACCTGGACCGATCCGCGCATGGCCGGCGACATTCGAGCCTGGCTCGACGATCCATCGACCAACCACGGCTGGCTGGTGCTGGGCGACGAAGTGACGCTCAATACGGCGCGCCGTTTCGATTCGCGCGAGAACGTGGTTCCCGAGACCCGGCCCGTGCTCGTGGTTCGATATCACCGCAGCGTCGGCGTCTCCGCACCATCGGTCGTGGAATTCTCCCTCGGCCGCGCCGCGCCCAACCCCGCGAGCCACCGGTCGGTGGTCGCGTTCTCGCTGCCGCGCGCCGCGGCCACCCGGCTCGAGGTCCGCGACGTGGCGGGCCGGGAGGTGGCGCGGCTGGTGGAGGGATTCCTGGCCGCCGGCCGCCATTCCGCGGTCTGGAACATGGCCTCTACGGCCTCCCTGGCGGCGGGCATCTATTACTTCCAGCTCACCGTGGACGGTCACACCGTCGCCACCACTCCCGTGGTGCGGCTGAAGTGA
- a CDS encoding multicopper oxidase domain-containing protein has protein sequence METRLWTPVTARPRCTRPGLAGPILLALLLGLFVPVSNAAVVDLNPVMDNMMVQENVGNSNGAGSWLIAGNNNQGASGQPRRALIRFDLSGIPSTAVITAVTLTMTNDRGKAGTQAIALHRVTAEWGEGTSNSNSDPGKGAPATLNDATWAHRLYPSPTWTTPGGDFVAVASATTPVGNSAAYSWTSSQLVADVQQWVTTPSSNFGWILIGNETVKATARRFHGRSGTTPPVLRVTYTTGTVTGACCTGSSCEELTPAQCAAAAGTYHGDGTVCSPNPCVTPTGACCMTNGTCAVHTAAGCATAGGTYQGDNTACSPNPCPVVLTPYLDPLPIPALATPTSGTAGGVASYTMSVREVSQQLHSQLPPTRVWGYGSTATGATYPGPTILASTGNPVTVTWVNDLRDAQGNLRTTHYLPVDLCMKGPDMEGPTARIVTHLHGGHVPPESDGYPENTLLPGQQTTYVYPNNQPAGTLWYHDHAMGITRLNVIMGMAGYYLLTDATETALGLPSGQYEMGLAIQDRTFNSDGSFRYPAVWDEHFFGDKILVNGKVWPYLNVKKGKYRFRMLNGSTSRVYTLNLSNGAPFWVIGNELGLLPKPLHRTSITITPGERLDVVIDFQPYTNGTQILLQNSAPAPYPGTPGVGVIPEVMKFVVVNGGGTHTAPLPATLRPFTPIPESEAARTRTLELFKVPDECTGQRWSINGLRFADITEFPGLGTAEIWSWVNRSGYIHPMHMHLVAFHVLDRQPFVIVDGAIQTTGPRVAPDSADAGWKDTTPVRPLEIVRVIARFEDYLGKYPYHCHILEHEEHEMMRQFQVVQPTGVGPVATAPGVELRQNFPNPTTGVTRFAFEIPAAARVKLVIEDVAGRRIATLIDQKLTAGGHEVLWDGLVAGREAAAGVYFYRLVVDGKPSTARRLVVK, from the coding sequence ATGGAAACCCGCCTGTGGACTCCCGTCACTGCCCGCCCCCGGTGCACGCGACCGGGGCTCGCCGGGCCGATCCTGCTGGCGCTCCTGCTCGGTCTCTTCGTTCCGGTGTCGAACGCCGCGGTGGTCGACCTCAATCCTGTCATGGACAACATGATGGTTCAGGAGAACGTCGGCAACAGCAACGGGGCGGGGTCGTGGCTGATCGCCGGCAACAACAATCAAGGCGCGAGCGGGCAACCCCGTCGCGCGCTCATCCGTTTCGACCTCTCGGGCATTCCTTCGACGGCGGTCATCACCGCGGTCACGCTCACCATGACCAACGACCGCGGCAAGGCCGGAACCCAGGCGATCGCGCTCCACCGGGTGACCGCGGAATGGGGGGAAGGCACGTCGAATTCGAACAGCGACCCGGGCAAAGGCGCGCCCGCGACCCTCAATGACGCCACCTGGGCGCACCGCCTCTATCCTTCGCCGACGTGGACGACACCCGGTGGGGACTTCGTCGCCGTCGCCAGCGCCACGACTCCGGTCGGCAACTCGGCTGCGTACTCGTGGACATCGAGTCAGCTGGTGGCCGACGTTCAGCAGTGGGTGACGACGCCCTCCAGCAACTTCGGCTGGATCCTGATCGGCAACGAAACCGTCAAAGCGACGGCCCGCCGCTTTCACGGCAGGAGCGGCACGACGCCGCCCGTCCTGCGGGTGACCTACACCACCGGAACCGTGACCGGAGCGTGCTGCACCGGCAGCAGCTGTGAGGAGCTGACGCCGGCCCAGTGCGCCGCGGCCGCAGGCACCTATCACGGCGACGGGACCGTCTGCAGCCCCAATCCGTGCGTGACCCCGACCGGGGCCTGCTGCATGACCAACGGCACCTGCGCGGTCCACACCGCGGCGGGGTGTGCGACGGCCGGCGGGACCTACCAGGGCGACAACACCGCCTGCTCGCCCAATCCGTGTCCAGTGGTGCTCACGCCGTACCTGGATCCGCTGCCGATCCCCGCGCTGGCGACGCCGACCTCGGGAACGGCCGGAGGCGTGGCGTCCTACACGATGAGCGTGCGCGAGGTGAGCCAGCAGCTCCACAGCCAGCTTCCTCCGACGCGCGTGTGGGGCTACGGCTCGACGGCGACCGGGGCCACGTATCCGGGGCCGACGATCCTGGCCTCGACCGGAAACCCGGTCACGGTGACGTGGGTCAATGATCTGCGGGACGCCCAGGGGAATCTGCGCACCACGCACTACCTGCCCGTCGACCTGTGCATGAAGGGACCCGACATGGAGGGGCCCACCGCGCGAATCGTCACGCATCTGCACGGCGGTCACGTGCCGCCCGAGTCCGACGGCTATCCCGAGAACACGCTGCTTCCCGGACAACAGACCACCTACGTCTACCCGAACAATCAGCCGGCGGGGACGCTCTGGTACCACGACCACGCGATGGGCATCACGCGCCTCAACGTGATCATGGGCATGGCCGGCTACTACCTCTTGACCGACGCCACCGAGACGGCGCTCGGATTGCCGTCGGGTCAGTACGAGATGGGACTCGCCATCCAGGACCGGACCTTCAACAGCGACGGATCGTTCCGCTATCCGGCGGTCTGGGACGAGCACTTCTTCGGCGACAAGATCCTGGTCAACGGCAAGGTCTGGCCGTACTTGAACGTCAAGAAAGGCAAGTACCGCTTCCGGATGCTCAACGGCTCGACGTCGCGGGTCTACACGCTCAATCTGTCGAACGGCGCTCCCTTCTGGGTGATCGGCAACGAGCTCGGCCTGTTGCCCAAGCCGCTGCACCGGACCAGCATCACGATCACTCCCGGTGAGCGGCTGGATGTCGTGATCGACTTCCAGCCGTACACGAACGGCACCCAGATTCTGCTGCAGAACAGCGCGCCCGCTCCCTATCCGGGCACGCCGGGCGTGGGCGTCATCCCCGAGGTCATGAAGTTCGTGGTCGTGAACGGGGGCGGGACCCACACCGCTCCGCTGCCCGCGACGCTGCGCCCCTTCACGCCCATCCCCGAGTCCGAAGCCGCGCGCACGAGGACCCTCGAGCTCTTCAAGGTGCCGGACGAGTGCACGGGCCAGCGCTGGTCCATCAATGGCCTGCGCTTCGCCGACATCACGGAGTTCCCAGGACTCGGCACCGCGGAGATCTGGAGCTGGGTGAACCGGTCGGGATACATTCACCCGATGCACATGCACCTCGTGGCCTTCCACGTGCTGGACCGCCAGCCGTTCGTGATCGTGGACGGGGCGATCCAGACCACCGGCCCCCGCGTGGCGCCCGATTCGGCCGACGCGGGGTGGAAGGACACGACTCCCGTCCGGCCGCTCGAGATCGTGCGGGTGATCGCTCGCTTCGAGGACTACCTCGGCAAGTACCCCTATCACTGCCACATCCTCGAGCACGAAGAGCACGAGATGATGCGTCAGTTCCAGGTGGTGCAGCCGACCGGGGTGGGACCGGTGGCGACGGCGCCGGGAGTGGAGCTGCGCCAGAACTTCCCCAATCCAACCACCGGCGTGACGCGCTTCGCGTTCGAGATCCCGGCCGCGGCCCGGGTGAAGCTCGTGATCGAGGACGTCGCGGGGCGTCGGATCGCCACGCTCATCGACCAGAAGCTCACCGCCGGAGGCCACGAAGTGCTGTGGGACGGCCTGGTGGCGGGCAGGGAGGCCGCGGCAGGCGTCTACTTCTATCGTCTGGTCGTGGACGGCAAGCCTTCGACGGCTCGCCGGCTGGTGGTGAAGTGA
- a CDS encoding M1 family metallopeptidase, producing MRKTRHLARAAWLAAGLLAAAGAQGATRLSTDVLPVFQQVHLRTHPDSASYSGRVKMDLQVRKPTSTVTLHADGQSLEHIALIQKGKPITVRRSKGDEGALTLTASRPLTAGPATLEIRFRNPYNRKAVGLYQVMRGTDGYLFTQFEATDARKAFPCWDEPSFKFPYQLTIEIPEGRHAITNTPVEKETSAKGWKTITFQKTPPMPSYLLAVAAGRLEFVDVPGTGIPTRVVTVKGQSHLAGLAIEATPPVLKALEKYFDMPYPYAKLDLIGVPEYWFGAMENPGAITFTESALLLDPASASTEARRRLTRYLAHELAHMWFGDYVTMAWWDDLWLNESFADWMGDKISEEVAPQFQLQLGEISTVQEIMETDARPTTDPIRNRAASGNDAMRAVGLAYYKGKAVLGMFEHWIGPEVFRQGVHEYLRAHAWKNAEASDLWAALGKVSGKDVTAAMAGYIDQQGVPLITVEPAEPGQLKLTQKRFLHHGVKADPLLWKIPVALKWSDGSEVRTQRLVLESETATLALEGDGKPVWVMANVDGRGYYRWTAPQSMMLALSRSAVTAMNPAERIAFIGNALALLKAGELRGDAYLRLLAAFSDDPDPLVASAVLDGLSSAKDAFIPDGLRDVFAVYVRSTLKPMAKRFGLEKKAGEPEVVSLMRPRLFGWLGDEGKDPAALSLADRIATEYMSDPAKPDPSLVGTALQLRAMHGDRALFDRYRKAFEEAKTPTARQRYLSALGAFHDPALQDEALRYALEGPVRVNEMRNITGSIRAQSDQAHDRAFAWLREHYAQVTAKIPEEFQASLPYYANGCSEQRISIARQFFSDPAHKVQGTEKELSQVVEEVGDCLGLRQREGAAVGSYLRGLASGSARQASTGSP from the coding sequence ATGCGCAAGACTCGCCACCTCGCACGAGCCGCATGGCTCGCCGCCGGTCTGCTCGCCGCAGCCGGCGCGCAAGGCGCGACTCGGCTCTCGACCGACGTGTTGCCGGTGTTCCAGCAGGTGCACCTGCGCACCCACCCCGACAGCGCCTCCTACTCCGGCCGGGTGAAGATGGACCTCCAAGTTCGCAAGCCGACCTCGACGGTCACGCTGCACGCCGACGGCCAGAGCCTCGAGCACATCGCCCTCATCCAGAAGGGCAAGCCGATCACGGTAAGACGCAGCAAGGGAGATGAAGGCGCGCTCACTCTCACGGCATCTCGCCCGCTCACCGCAGGCCCCGCGACGCTCGAGATCCGCTTCAGGAATCCCTACAACCGGAAGGCGGTGGGGCTCTATCAGGTGATGCGCGGAACCGACGGCTACCTTTTCACACAGTTCGAGGCGACCGACGCGCGCAAGGCGTTCCCCTGCTGGGATGAGCCGAGCTTCAAGTTCCCTTATCAGCTCACGATCGAGATTCCGGAAGGCCGGCACGCGATCACCAACACGCCGGTCGAGAAGGAGACGAGCGCCAAGGGCTGGAAGACGATCACCTTCCAGAAGACGCCGCCGATGCCGAGCTACCTGCTGGCCGTCGCGGCCGGCCGGCTGGAGTTCGTGGACGTTCCAGGCACCGGGATTCCGACGCGTGTGGTGACCGTGAAGGGGCAGAGTCATCTGGCCGGACTGGCGATCGAAGCCACTCCGCCGGTGCTCAAAGCGCTCGAGAAGTACTTCGACATGCCGTACCCGTACGCGAAGCTCGACTTGATCGGCGTACCGGAATACTGGTTCGGCGCGATGGAGAACCCGGGGGCGATCACCTTCACGGAGTCGGCGCTGCTCCTCGACCCGGCCTCGGCCAGCACGGAGGCGCGGCGAAGGCTCACTCGGTATCTCGCCCACGAGCTGGCGCACATGTGGTTCGGCGACTACGTCACGATGGCGTGGTGGGACGACCTGTGGCTCAACGAGTCCTTCGCGGACTGGATGGGGGACAAGATCTCCGAGGAGGTCGCGCCGCAATTCCAGCTCCAGCTCGGTGAGATCTCCACCGTTCAGGAGATCATGGAGACCGACGCGCGCCCGACCACCGATCCCATCCGCAACCGCGCCGCCAGCGGCAACGACGCGATGCGGGCAGTCGGCCTGGCCTATTACAAGGGCAAGGCCGTGCTCGGGATGTTCGAGCACTGGATCGGCCCCGAGGTGTTCCGGCAGGGCGTCCACGAGTACCTGCGCGCGCACGCCTGGAAGAACGCAGAGGCCTCTGATCTGTGGGCGGCGCTGGGCAAGGTTTCGGGCAAGGATGTGACGGCGGCAATGGCCGGCTACATCGATCAGCAGGGAGTGCCGTTGATCACGGTCGAGCCCGCGGAGCCTGGCCAGCTGAAGCTCACGCAGAAGCGATTTCTTCACCACGGCGTGAAAGCCGATCCGCTGCTCTGGAAGATTCCGGTGGCGCTGAAGTGGTCCGACGGCTCCGAAGTGCGCACGCAGCGCCTGGTGCTCGAGAGCGAGACGGCGACGCTCGCGCTCGAAGGTGACGGCAAGCCGGTGTGGGTGATGGCGAACGTCGATGGGCGCGGTTATTACCGGTGGACCGCGCCCCAGAGCATGATGCTCGCGCTCTCTCGCTCCGCGGTGACGGCGATGAATCCGGCCGAGAGAATCGCTTTCATCGGCAATGCGCTGGCGCTGCTCAAGGCGGGAGAGCTTCGCGGCGACGCCTATCTGCGCCTGCTGGCCGCGTTCTCCGACGATCCGGACCCGCTCGTTGCCTCCGCGGTGCTCGACGGTCTGTCGAGCGCCAAGGACGCCTTCATTCCCGATGGTCTGCGCGATGTATTCGCGGTCTACGTGCGCAGCACGCTGAAACCCATGGCCAAGCGCTTCGGTCTCGAGAAAAAGGCCGGCGAGCCGGAAGTGGTCTCGCTCATGCGTCCACGGCTCTTTGGCTGGCTGGGCGACGAAGGAAAGGACCCGGCCGCGCTCTCGCTGGCGGACCGCATCGCCACCGAGTACATGTCCGATCCGGCCAAGCCGGATCCGTCGCTGGTCGGCACCGCGCTCCAGCTGCGCGCCATGCACGGCGACCGCGCGCTATTCGATCGTTACCGCAAGGCTTTCGAAGAGGCCAAGACGCCCACGGCGCGCCAGCGGTACCTTTCCGCGCTGGGCGCGTTCCACGATCCGGCGCTGCAGGACGAAGCGCTGCGCTACGCGCTCGAAGGACCGGTCCGGGTCAACGAGATGCGCAACATCACCGGTTCCATCCGCGCGCAATCCGATCAGGCTCACGACCGGGCTTTCGCCTGGTTGCGCGAGCACTATGCTCAGGTGACGGCCAAGATCCCGGAGGAGTTCCAGGCATCACTGCCCTACTACGCCAACGGTTGCTCCGAGCAGCGGATCAGCATCGCCAGGCAGTTCTTCTCCGATCCGGCGCACAAGGTGCAAGGCACGGAGAAGGAGCTGTCCCAGGTCGTCGAGGAAGTCGGCGACTGCCTCGGCCTGCGCCAGCGCGAGGGCGCGGCGGTGGGCTCTTACCTGCGCGGCCTCGCCTCCGGCTCCGCACGCCAGGCCAGCACCGGCTCGCCGTGA